The following coding sequences are from one Limnobacter sp. SAORIC-580 window:
- a CDS encoding CvpA family protein: MTIFDYIVIAVVVLSVILGLFRGMVKEVLSLANWVLAFWVANRYGADLAVYMDWAESLSPPMKALIGCAAAFFATMLVGAILISLLGKIVAAAGLGFADRGLGATFGFARGLFIVLVLVTGAGFTSLPEQPFWRNAMLSPLAVDAMREIKPHLPESVAKWVRY; the protein is encoded by the coding sequence GTGACGATATTTGATTACATCGTTATTGCGGTGGTGGTGCTGTCGGTCATTCTGGGTTTGTTCCGGGGCATGGTCAAAGAAGTGCTTTCTTTGGCCAACTGGGTGTTGGCCTTCTGGGTAGCAAATCGCTATGGCGCAGATCTGGCTGTTTACATGGATTGGGCTGAATCGCTGAGTCCGCCCATGAAAGCACTGATTGGTTGTGCCGCTGCGTTTTTTGCAACCATGTTGGTGGGTGCCATTCTGATTTCTCTGTTGGGCAAAATTGTTGCTGCAGCGGGTTTGGGTTTTGCGGACCGTGGCCTGGGTGCCACGTTCGGCTTCGCGCGTGGTTTATTTATTGTGTTGGTGCTGGTTACTGGGGCAGGCTTCACCTCGCTTCCGGAACAGCCATTTTGGCGAAATGCCATGTTGTCCCCTTTGGCAGTGGATGCGATGAGAGAAATCAAACCGCATTTGCCCGAAAGTGTGGCCAAGTGGGTGCGCTACTAG
- the trpB gene encoding tryptophan synthase subunit beta, whose translation MNKPYEFPDATGHFGPYGGTFVSETLVHALEELKSVYAHYQNDPEFLAEFESELKHFVGRPSPIYHAKRWSDLVGGAQIYFKREDLNHTGAHKVNNCIGQAMLAKRMGKPRVIAETGAGQHGVATATVAARYGMKCVVYMGQEDVARQAQNVFRMKLLGAEVIPVTSGSKTLKDALNEAMRDWVTNVEDTFYIIGTVAGPHPYPMLVRDFQSVIGRECIQQMPTMVGKQPDYVLACVGGGSNAMGIFHPYLNVDGVKLVGVEAAGEGIETGKHAASLSAGTPGVLHGNRTYLLQSDDGQIIETHSVSAGLDYPGVGPEHAWLKDSGRAEYVGITDAEALEAFHQCCRIEGIIPALESSHALAHAAKLAKTLPKDKVILVNLSGRGDKDMHTVARLSGAEFYCHPDCKTGAEMACNKK comes from the coding sequence ATGAACAAACCCTATGAATTTCCAGACGCCACTGGCCATTTCGGCCCCTACGGCGGTACTTTTGTGTCTGAAACCCTGGTTCACGCCCTGGAAGAACTGAAAAGTGTGTACGCCCATTACCAAAACGACCCCGAATTTTTGGCGGAGTTTGAAAGTGAACTGAAACATTTTGTGGGTCGCCCCAGCCCCATTTATCACGCCAAGCGCTGGTCTGATTTGGTCGGTGGTGCACAAATTTACTTCAAGCGGGAAGACCTGAACCACACAGGTGCCCACAAAGTGAACAACTGCATTGGGCAGGCCATGCTCGCCAAGCGCATGGGCAAGCCCCGCGTAATTGCGGAAACAGGTGCGGGCCAGCACGGTGTGGCCACGGCCACTGTGGCTGCGCGTTATGGCATGAAGTGTGTGGTGTATATGGGTCAGGAAGATGTGGCCCGGCAGGCACAAAACGTGTTTCGCATGAAGCTGTTGGGTGCCGAGGTTATTCCGGTCACTTCTGGCTCCAAAACCCTGAAAGATGCGCTGAACGAAGCCATGCGCGACTGGGTTACGAACGTGGAAGACACGTTTTACATTATTGGCACCGTGGCGGGTCCACACCCATATCCCATGCTGGTTCGAGACTTCCAAAGCGTGATTGGTCGCGAATGCATTCAGCAAATGCCGACCATGGTGGGCAAGCAGCCAGATTATGTGCTGGCCTGTGTAGGTGGCGGATCGAACGCCATGGGTATTTTCCACCCCTACTTGAACGTGGATGGCGTGAAGTTGGTGGGTGTGGAAGCTGCGGGCGAGGGCATTGAAACTGGCAAGCATGCTGCATCGCTGAGCGCTGGCACACCTGGCGTGTTGCATGGTAACCGTACCTACCTGTTGCAAAGCGATGATGGGCAAATTATTGAAACCCATTCGGTTTCCGCGGGTCTGGATTATCCCGGTGTTGGCCCTGAGCATGCATGGCTGAAGGATTCTGGCCGGGCTGAATACGTGGGTATTACCGATGCCGAGGCGCTTGAAGCCTTCCACCAGTGTTGCCGCATTGAGGGCATCATCCCGGCGCTGGAAAGTAGCCATGCCTTGGCGCATGCTGCGAAGCTGGCCAAAACCTTGCCCAAAGACAAGGTGATTTTGGTGAACTTGTCTGGCCGTGGCGACAAAGACATGCACACCGTGGCGCGCTTGAGTGGTGCCGAGTTTTATTGCCACCCCGATTGCAAAACAGGTGCAGAAATGGCCTGCAACAAGAAATAA
- the accD gene encoding acetyl-CoA carboxylase, carboxyltransferase subunit beta, translating to MSWFDKIIPPRISSKTPGDAAKKSVPEGIWAKCKSCDAVLYQNDLVSNAMVCPSCTYHMRIGSRERLNLLFDNDERVEIGREVLPMDTLKFKDSKSYTARLNEAKEATGETDALVVQKGTMNGLEVVIACFEFEFMGGSMGSVVGERFCRGVQAALDANVPFISIAASGGARMQEGLGSLMQMAKTSAMLAKLSQAKLPYISVLTDPTMGGVSASFAFLGDVVVAEPKALIGFAGPRVIEQTVRQTLPEGFQRAEFLMEKGAVDCIVDRREMKKTLTSLLALLMKKQIDQPA from the coding sequence ATGAGTTGGTTTGACAAAATTATTCCGCCGCGCATTTCCTCAAAGACACCCGGCGACGCAGCCAAGAAAAGCGTTCCCGAAGGTATTTGGGCGAAATGCAAAAGCTGTGATGCAGTGCTCTATCAAAATGATTTGGTGAGCAATGCCATGGTTTGCCCCTCGTGCACTTACCACATGCGCATAGGTTCGCGTGAGCGTCTGAATTTGTTGTTCGACAATGATGAGCGCGTTGAAATTGGGCGTGAAGTATTGCCCATGGATACCCTGAAATTCAAGGACAGCAAAAGCTACACCGCGCGTTTGAATGAAGCCAAAGAGGCCACAGGCGAAACCGATGCCCTGGTGGTTCAAAAAGGCACCATGAACGGCCTGGAAGTGGTGATAGCCTGCTTCGAGTTTGAGTTCATGGGCGGTTCTATGGGTTCTGTGGTGGGCGAACGTTTTTGTCGCGGCGTGCAGGCGGCGCTTGACGCCAATGTTCCGTTTATCAGCATTGCAGCTTCTGGCGGCGCACGCATGCAGGAAGGTTTGGGTTCGCTAATGCAAATGGCAAAAACCTCGGCCATGCTGGCCAAGCTGAGCCAGGCCAAACTTCCCTATATTTCTGTTTTGACCGACCCTACCATGGGTGGCGTTTCCGCCAGTTTCGCGTTTTTGGGCGATGTGGTGGTTGCAGAACCCAAAGCCTTGATTGGTTTTGCCGGCCCACGCGTGATTGAACAAACCGTTCGGCAAACTTTGCCTGAAGGTTTTCAGCGTGCCGAGTTTTTGATGGAAAAGGGTGCGGTGGATTGCATTGTGGATCGCCGTGAAATGAAGAAAACCCTGACCAGCCTTTTGGCGCTGTTGATGAAAAAACAGATTGACCAGCCGGCCTGA
- the folC gene encoding bifunctional tetrahydrofolate synthase/dihydrofolate synthase, protein MNQAVPQPDPSKPMKPAANATLNAWLAYLESIHSKPIDMGLDRLKVVQQHMGFALSGLVFTVAGTNGKGSTCAMLESILIQAGYKVGMYTSPHLIRFTERARINGAEVAEPELISAFEQVEQARIATGISLTYFEFTTLAVALVFSRLDLDAVILEVGLGGRLDAVNIFDTDCAICTSVDIDHQAFLGPDRESIGREKAGIFRTGKPAIVGDPKPPQSVIDHANSIGADLWLFARDYNYSGDKQQWAYGGRSMRRAALAYPALRGTNQLLNASAALAALESVRDRLPVPAQSIRQGFLLVEWPGRFQVLPGQPTVVLDVGHNPHAAAHLRESLDNMGFFPYTHCIFGMLADKDAVEVVKALKDRVDHWHLVPLEGDRGRSTVQLKQQLELAGVDAGAFDWVGNSQALAKGGIAKQPPEKSVQSYESVGQAYAVVTSAVPPNDRILVFGSFLVVAQAMQAKEALRKRPG, encoded by the coding sequence ATGAACCAAGCAGTACCCCAACCAGACCCTTCCAAACCGATGAAGCCAGCTGCCAACGCCACATTGAATGCGTGGCTGGCTTATCTGGAATCGATTCACAGCAAGCCGATTGACATGGGGCTGGACCGCTTGAAGGTGGTGCAGCAACACATGGGTTTCGCCTTGAGTGGCCTTGTGTTTACCGTGGCGGGTACCAATGGCAAAGGGTCTACCTGCGCCATGCTGGAAAGCATTCTGATTCAGGCGGGCTACAAGGTGGGCATGTACACCTCGCCGCATCTAATCCGCTTCACTGAACGCGCCCGCATCAATGGTGCCGAGGTGGCGGAGCCAGAGCTGATTTCCGCCTTCGAACAGGTGGAACAGGCCCGCATCGCAACGGGTATTTCCCTGACTTATTTTGAGTTCACCACGCTGGCGGTGGCCCTGGTGTTCTCTCGTCTGGATCTGGATGCCGTCATTCTGGAAGTGGGTTTGGGTGGACGACTGGATGCGGTCAATATTTTTGACACCGACTGCGCGATTTGCACCAGCGTCGATATTGATCATCAGGCCTTTCTTGGGCCCGACCGGGAAAGCATTGGCCGCGAGAAGGCGGGTATATTCCGAACAGGCAAGCCAGCTATTGTGGGCGACCCCAAGCCACCACAAAGCGTGATCGACCACGCCAATTCAATCGGTGCAGATTTGTGGCTGTTTGCGCGCGATTACAACTACAGCGGTGACAAACAGCAGTGGGCCTACGGCGGGCGCAGTATGCGCCGTGCTGCCCTGGCTTACCCGGCTTTGCGGGGCACCAACCAGTTGTTGAATGCCTCAGCAGCTTTGGCTGCGCTTGAGTCTGTGCGGGATCGATTGCCAGTACCGGCACAATCGATTCGACAGGGTTTTCTCTTGGTGGAGTGGCCAGGGCGTTTTCAGGTGCTGCCGGGTCAACCCACGGTGGTTCTGGACGTTGGACACAATCCCCACGCTGCCGCGCATTTGCGTGAAAGCCTCGACAACATGGGTTTTTTTCCATACACCCATTGTATTTTCGGGATGCTGGCCGATAAAGATGCTGTTGAGGTGGTCAAGGCCTTGAAAGATAGGGTAGACCATTGGCACCTGGTGCCGCTTGAAGGTGACAGGGGGCGCAGCACAGTGCAGTTGAAGCAACAACTTGAACTGGCCGGTGTGGACGCAGGGGCTTTTGACTGGGTTGGCAATTCCCAGGCACTGGCCAAAGGGGGTATTGCAAAGCAGCCCCCAGAAAAAAGCGTGCAGAGCTACGAGAGTGTGGGTCAAGCGTATGCGGTGGTCACTTCTGCGGTGCCACCCAATGATAGAATTCTGGTTTTTGGATCCTTCCTGGTTGTGGCGCAGGCCATGCAAGCCAAAGAAGCGCTTCGAAAACGTCCCGGTTAA
- the trpA gene encoding tryptophan synthase subunit alpha, giving the protein MSRIKAVFAKLKEEGRKGLIPFVTGGDPDPGQTVAMLHALANAGSDVIELGVPFSDPMADGPVIQRSSERALEKGVTSRKILDYVAEFRQTNQHTPIVLMGYANPIERMGVEKYVTEAKKAGVDGVLVVDYPPEESLEFSKYLRAAELDPIFLLAPTSSDERIEKVARAASGYVYYVSLKGVTGAQNLNAAEVSSKLPTIRKFTDVPVGVGFGIRDAESACRVAQSADAVVIGSALIQFLEAGSPQEAAALAGKFIAQIRAALDAQFGMKQ; this is encoded by the coding sequence ATGTCAAGAATCAAAGCAGTATTTGCAAAATTAAAAGAAGAAGGTCGCAAAGGCCTGATTCCGTTCGTCACTGGCGGTGATCCTGACCCCGGCCAGACTGTGGCCATGTTGCATGCCTTGGCCAATGCAGGTTCCGATGTCATTGAGCTGGGAGTGCCGTTTTCTGACCCCATGGCCGATGGTCCGGTCATTCAGCGTTCAAGCGAACGTGCGCTTGAAAAGGGAGTGACTTCCCGCAAAATTCTGGATTATGTGGCCGAGTTTCGCCAGACCAACCAGCACACACCGATTGTGCTGATGGGGTATGCCAACCCCATTGAACGCATGGGTGTCGAAAAGTATGTCACCGAGGCAAAAAAGGCAGGTGTGGATGGAGTGCTCGTGGTGGATTACCCACCCGAGGAGTCACTTGAGTTTTCCAAATACCTGCGTGCCGCCGAACTGGATCCTATTTTTTTACTGGCGCCAACTTCTTCAGATGAACGCATTGAAAAAGTGGCAAGGGCAGCCAGCGGTTATGTGTATTACGTGTCGCTGAAAGGCGTGACTGGTGCGCAAAACCTGAATGCCGCTGAAGTCAGTTCCAAGTTGCCCACCATTCGCAAATTCACTGATGTACCCGTGGGTGTGGGCTTTGGTATTCGCGACGCCGAGTCGGCATGTCGTGTCGCACAATCCGCAGATGCCGTGGTGATTGGCTCTGCACTGATTCAGTTTCTAGAAGCAGGCAGCCCACAAGAGGCCGCCGCTTTGGCGGGCAAGTTCATTGCCCAGATTCGTGCCGCGCTGGATGCGCAATTTGGCATGAAACAATAA
- a CDS encoding SPOR domain-containing protein has protein sequence MSSNSRSTARNKVNNDPVDELKRRSRRRLVGSIALFLAAIIIVPALVENEPSQTSSDVELVVPDRPSAEIPAQAAKVPEQAKIEAPQSTQEQAVAIAPVAPAVEPPPIVSEPAPEPKPKLETKPETKLETKPANKVEPKPEPKVEPKAEPKVEDPIAAFAKAEVYWVQVAAVSDKARADALSKELSGKGFPAKVESTSTGNGTVYRVRVGPISGQTKADETKAKLAAAGYSSGRVVQ, from the coding sequence GTGAGTTCAAATTCGCGTTCTACTGCCAGGAACAAAGTCAACAACGATCCGGTTGATGAGTTGAAACGCAGGTCCAGAAGGCGGTTGGTGGGCTCCATTGCGCTTTTTCTGGCAGCCATCATCATCGTTCCCGCTTTGGTTGAAAATGAACCATCCCAAACCAGCAGCGACGTGGAGTTGGTGGTACCTGATCGCCCATCTGCAGAAATTCCAGCCCAGGCTGCCAAAGTTCCCGAGCAAGCAAAGATTGAGGCTCCGCAGTCGACCCAAGAACAGGCCGTGGCAATTGCACCGGTTGCGCCTGCCGTAGAACCGCCCCCTATTGTTTCTGAACCGGCGCCTGAGCCTAAGCCCAAGCTCGAAACTAAGCCCGAAACTAAGCTGGAAACTAAGCCAGCAAACAAGGTTGAGCCCAAGCCGGAACCTAAAGTTGAACCCAAGGCTGAACCCAAGGTTGAAGACCCAATTGCGGCATTTGCCAAGGCTGAGGTGTATTGGGTGCAGGTTGCTGCTGTCAGCGACAAGGCTCGCGCAGATGCACTGAGCAAAGAATTGAGTGGCAAGGGTTTCCCGGCGAAGGTGGAGTCCACAAGCACTGGCAATGGCACGGTATACCGGGTCAGGGTGGGGCCAATTTCAGGTCAGACCAAAGCCGATGAAACCAAAGCCAAGTTGGCCGCTGCGGGTTACTCCTCAGGGAGAGTAGTGCAGTGA